The following coding sequences are from one uncultured Desulfobacter sp. window:
- a CDS encoding rhomboid family intramembrane serine protease has translation MKSIFTGSIHNKNSRKQADLIMVVLASQSVRAVIDTAPDGSCDIYVSDDDVFKARQQLERYRMENKDIPHPVSHVPSGFFFSPAALALAFFLAAIHYFIATRGLHKQAILNFGSSSYYLGQGQNFRAVTALFLHSDTDHLIGNMAGIVILAGPLLRVTGYGQGLLLLLAAGTAGNLISESFGRDLRISIGASTAVMAAAGLLGARRMTIGAPSVHSAFPKLKILFPFAAAATLTAMFSHGENTDVSAHLFGFLAGTGIGLCYYPLSVPFSGRIIGHISFGIVLGILSTALIQGVLTFLKG, from the coding sequence ATGAAATCTATTTTCACGGGCAGTATACATAATAAAAACAGCAGAAAGCAGGCCGATCTTATCATGGTTGTCCTGGCGTCCCAGTCTGTCAGGGCGGTCATTGATACGGCGCCTGACGGATCATGCGACATTTATGTCTCCGATGACGATGTGTTTAAGGCCCGGCAGCAATTGGAACGTTACCGAATGGAGAACAAAGATATTCCACATCCGGTTTCCCATGTGCCCTCGGGATTTTTTTTCTCCCCGGCCGCCCTGGCTCTGGCCTTTTTTTTAGCCGCCATTCACTACTTCATTGCTACCCGGGGCCTTCACAAACAAGCGATTCTGAACTTCGGTTCGTCCTCGTATTACCTGGGCCAGGGGCAAAATTTCAGGGCCGTAACCGCTTTATTTCTGCACAGCGATACAGACCATCTTATCGGCAATATGGCGGGAATCGTCATACTTGCGGGCCCGTTGCTTCGCGTCACAGGTTACGGCCAGGGTCTTTTGCTGCTGTTGGCAGCGGGCACGGCCGGCAATCTGATATCCGAAAGTTTTGGCCGGGATTTGCGGATCTCCATCGGCGCATCCACGGCAGTCATGGCGGCGGCCGGGCTGCTGGGAGCCCGGCGCATGACCATTGGCGCACCATCAGTTCATTCGGCATTTCCAAAGCTCAAAATACTGTTTCCCTTTGCTGCGGCAGCCACCCTGACCGCCATGTTCAGCCATGGTGAAAACACGGATGTGTCTGCCCATTTATTCGGTTTTCTTGCCGGCACCGGCATCGGGCTGTGCTACTATCCGTTGTCTGTACCCTTCTCCGGTCGAATAATCGGCCATATTAGTTTCGGCATTGTTTTGGGAATATTAAGTACGGCCCTGATCCAAGGTGTTTTAACTTTTCTGAAAGGATAA
- a CDS encoding fumarylacetoacetate hydrolase family protein has protein sequence MKIIRFTTQEGTEVMGCDWDGKTASIVEQSEDYSFKDTGERVDVVNVLPPVEPSSIICIGLNYRRHAKETGQEIPKYPAIFMKYPGSLAGHGDAVLIPKCAADPPEVDYEAELGVIIKKAAKNVSEEEALDYVLGYTCTNDVSARRWQKHAGAFQWTRGKSYDTFCPCGPVMTLTDEIPDPQQLSIKLRLNGETMQDSHTSDMVFSIANMISYLSQSSTLLPGTLILTGTPEGVGFTRKPRVYIAPGDRMEVEIEGIGVLENPVALEE, from the coding sequence ATGAAGATCATTCGTTTTACTACCCAAGAGGGTACAGAGGTCATGGGGTGCGATTGGGACGGAAAGACAGCAAGTATTGTCGAACAGTCTGAAGATTACAGCTTCAAAGATACCGGTGAACGGGTGGATGTGGTAAACGTTCTGCCCCCGGTGGAGCCGTCGTCCATTATCTGTATAGGCCTGAATTACCGGCGTCATGCCAAAGAGACGGGACAGGAGATTCCAAAATATCCGGCTATTTTCATGAAATATCCTGGGAGCCTGGCCGGCCACGGCGATGCCGTTTTGATTCCAAAATGCGCGGCGGACCCCCCAGAGGTGGATTATGAAGCCGAGCTTGGGGTGATCATTAAAAAGGCTGCCAAGAATGTATCCGAAGAAGAGGCCCTGGATTACGTGCTTGGCTATACCTGCACCAATGATGTCTCCGCCCGGCGGTGGCAGAAGCATGCCGGCGCATTCCAGTGGACCCGGGGAAAAAGTTACGATACCTTCTGTCCCTGCGGGCCGGTCATGACCTTGACGGATGAAATTCCGGATCCCCAGCAGCTATCCATTAAGCTGCGGCTCAACGGTGAAACCATGCAGGACAGCCACACCAGCGACATGGTGTTCAGCATCGCCAACATGATTTCCTACCTCTCCCAGTCTTCTACCCTTTTACCCGGCACCCTGATCCTGACAGGGACGCCCGAAGGGGTGGGCTTTACCCGTAAACCCCGCGTTTATATAGCGCCGGGGGATCGGATGGAGGTTGAAATCGAAGGCATTGGTGTCCTCGAAAATCCTGTGGCCTTGGAAGAGTAA